Proteins encoded in a region of the Nicotiana tomentosiformis chromosome 9, ASM39032v3, whole genome shotgun sequence genome:
- the LOC138898833 gene encoding uncharacterized protein, giving the protein MTDNEQRRLERFGRLQPPSFSGAKSENAQDFLDRCQRILRTAGILETSGVSFITFQFTGAAFIWWEAYEMRMPVGTAPLTWYEFSVLFLEKFMPQSRREELSRQFEQLHQNGMSVTQYEIRFSQLDHHTVWLVPTNRERISSFIDGLTYQLWFLMTGERVSGATFDEVVDIARKIEMVCSQEREEREANRPRSSGDPSGVHFGGQSYHSRGRPYRPAQMACPAHRGASSSNGSHNAHPGHSSLSALLAQSSSHAPLVWGSFEPGSSSGYSGSRGSIQSLPPLSDRCCYECGELGHIRRQCPRLLGGPIQ; this is encoded by the coding sequence atgactgataatgagcagaggagacttgagaggtttgggaggctccagcctccatcattcagtggggctaaGTCTGAGAATGCCCAAGATTTtttggataggtgccagcggattcttcgcacggcaggtattctagagaccagtggggtctcattcattacttttcagtttactggggctgccttcatatggtgggaggcctatgagatgCGCATGCCAGTCGGtacagcaccacttacatggtatgagttctctgttctcttcttggagaagttcatgccacagtctcgcagggaggagctgagtagacagtttgagcagcttcatcagaatggcatgtctgtgacccaataCGAGATAAGGTTTTCGCAGTTGGATCatcacacagtttggttggttcccactaatagggagaggattagtagtttcattgatggcctcacgtatcaacTGTGGTTTCTTATGACtggggagagggtatctggtgctacttttgacgaggtggttgatattgctcggaaGATAGAGATGGTCTGTAGTCAGGAGCGTGAAGAGAGGGAGGCCAATAGGCCTCGAAGTTCGGGTGATCCCAGTGGTGTTCATTTTGGGGGACAATCttaccacagcaggggtcgtccttataggcctgctCAGATGGCTTGTCCagctcaccgtggtgcatcatctagcaaTGGTTCACACAATGCCCATCCAGGCCATTCATCTCTTAGTGCTCTACTAGCTCAAAGTTCATCCCACGCTCCTTTAGTTTGGGGTTCATTTGAaccgggttcttctagtgggtattctggttctcggggctcGATACAGTCCCTACCACCATTATCCGATCGGTGTTGCtacgagtgtggggagcttggtcatatcaggaggcaGTGTCCCCGCCTCTTGGGAGGCCCAATTCAGTAA